The following coding sequences lie in one Candidatus Bathyarchaeota archaeon genomic window:
- a CDS encoding methylmalonyl-CoA mutase family protein translates to MTNPQDSEYLKGKKEKWEKETVEKTLTRLPERKNKFRTSSNITVERLYTPLEAKDLDYIQDLGFPGEYPYTRGVYPTMYRARFWTMRQYAGFGTAEQTNQRFRYLLHQGQTGLSVAFDFPTQIGLDCDHPLALGEVGKVGVSVGTLKEMELLFEEISLDKVSTSMTINAPAAVLLAMYVAIAQKQGVSPSTLGGTVQNDVLKEYVARGMYIYPPKPSMKLVTDIFEYCSKNMPRWNTISISGYHIREAGATAVQEVAFTLANGIAYVQAAIDRGLNVDNFARRLSFFFACHNNFLEEIAKFRAARRLWARIMRERFGAGKPSSWQLRFHIQTSGVALTAQQPHNNIVRVALQALAAVLGGTQSLHTNSFDEAYALPSQKAVTVALRTQQIIACESGVADTVDPTAGSYCIEALTTQIEEDAMRYIEEIDRQGGAVNTIEKGYMQREIIESAYKYQREVEKKDRTIVGVNEFITEEEVPIKLLRVDSAIEMKVVERLSRVKKERNNRKVRDALEILRHLAEEETENLVPPILVAVKEYATVGEICDVLREVYGEYKPLTIF, encoded by the coding sequence TTGACGAACCCGCAAGATTCCGAATATCTCAAAGGGAAAAAGGAGAAATGGGAAAAGGAGACGGTAGAAAAAACTCTGACGCGTCTTCCAGAAAGAAAGAACAAGTTTCGGACCAGCTCAAACATCACAGTTGAAAGACTCTATACTCCCCTTGAAGCAAAAGACTTGGACTACATTCAAGATTTAGGCTTTCCAGGTGAATACCCTTATACTCGCGGTGTTTATCCAACAATGTATCGTGCTCGATTTTGGACTATGCGGCAATACGCGGGGTTTGGGACAGCAGAGCAGACAAATCAGCGTTTTAGATACTTGCTTCATCAGGGCCAGACTGGCTTAAGCGTGGCTTTTGACTTTCCTACACAGATTGGATTGGACTGTGATCATCCTCTGGCGCTGGGTGAAGTTGGAAAAGTAGGGGTAAGCGTTGGCACATTGAAGGAAATGGAGCTCTTGTTTGAAGAGATATCCCTAGATAAAGTATCGACGAGCATGACGATAAACGCGCCCGCCGCAGTGCTTCTGGCCATGTACGTCGCCATAGCACAAAAACAAGGGGTCTCCCCGTCGACCCTAGGTGGCACCGTTCAAAACGACGTTCTCAAAGAATACGTGGCTCGTGGCATGTACATTTACCCTCCTAAACCAAGCATGAAACTCGTCACGGACATTTTCGAATACTGTAGCAAGAACATGCCCCGCTGGAACACGATAAGCATAAGTGGTTACCACATTCGCGAGGCAGGCGCAACAGCGGTTCAGGAAGTTGCCTTCACTCTTGCTAATGGCATCGCTTACGTGCAAGCGGCAATTGACCGTGGCTTGAACGTAGACAACTTTGCCAGAAGGCTCTCCTTCTTTTTTGCATGTCACAACAATTTTCTTGAAGAAATCGCCAAATTTCGAGCTGCTCGGCGATTATGGGCGCGTATAATGCGAGAAAGATTCGGAGCTGGAAAGCCTTCATCTTGGCAATTGCGCTTCCACATACAGACGAGCGGCGTGGCGTTAACTGCACAGCAACCCCACAACAACATCGTTCGCGTTGCACTTCAAGCCCTTGCAGCAGTGCTCGGCGGAACACAAAGCTTGCACACCAACAGTTTCGACGAAGCATACGCATTACCAAGTCAAAAGGCTGTAACTGTCGCTCTGCGCACACAGCAAATTATTGCCTGCGAAAGTGGTGTTGCGGACACTGTTGATCCAACTGCTGGAAGCTATTGCATTGAGGCTTTAACCACTCAGATTGAGGAAGATGCTATGCGCTACATTGAGGAAATCGACCGACAGGGAGGCGCGGTGAACACCATAGAAAAAGGTTACATGCAGCGTGAAATTATAGAAAGTGCCTACAAATACCAAAGAGAAGTTGAGAAAAAAGACCGCACAATTGTTGGTGTAAACGAATTCATAACTGAAGAGGAAGTGCCTATCAAGCTTTTGCGGGTTGACTCTGCTATTGAAATGAAAGTGGTTGAACGGTTGAGCCGCGTGAAAAAGGAAAGGAACAACCGAAAAGTT
- a CDS encoding TldD/PmbA family protein — MKMEVSIIAEKAVRYARKLGADAAEAYVLKQKSIMVHVEQGAISNESVQEIGGVGIRIIRDNACGFSHIDKLAEKKVKQIVENAYHIAKASIPDPNNILPHPKPFLKAEGIYDKRIVDFQVENAVEMTKNMLDTALNYDQRVRADMGGMEIRVEEEALANTEGVDVVEEGTFMGVFISGLARENGEVTSFVAEEGYSRQLDLNVEKIGTTFAEKAVKQFGAKKIDSFEGTVILDFAPAAELIGGTLAFGVRSDNVQRNASPLKGKIGSELAVPQLNVIDDGLLEGGMMTKTFDDEGNPRKRTSILEKGVLKNFLFNTYTSKKEGTESTGNASRRRLGLFFVPSLPFESPPQLIPSNLIIKSGDWTKEQLIEEVDKGVLVGRFSGNTELSNGNFSGSVKQGFLIENGEIKHPLIGTMISGNSYELMKNISGISREFKILESWGIPSVQSPIIRAEKMKITGKT; from the coding sequence ATGAAAATGGAAGTCTCAATAATTGCAGAAAAAGCTGTTCGATACGCCCGAAAACTTGGGGCTGACGCTGCTGAAGCATACGTGCTAAAACAGAAAAGCATCATGGTCCATGTTGAACAGGGCGCCATCTCCAATGAATCTGTCCAAGAAATTGGCGGAGTCGGGATTAGAATAATAAGAGATAATGCATGTGGCTTCTCGCATATCGACAAGCTGGCAGAAAAAAAAGTCAAACAAATAGTTGAAAACGCCTACCACATAGCTAAAGCCAGTATTCCTGACCCCAACAATATCCTACCACATCCGAAACCTTTCCTGAAAGCTGAAGGAATCTACGACAAGAGAATTGTGGATTTTCAAGTTGAAAACGCTGTAGAAATGACGAAAAACATGCTTGATACAGCATTGAATTATGATCAACGAGTGAGAGCTGATATGGGTGGAATGGAAATTCGAGTCGAAGAGGAGGCTTTGGCAAATACTGAGGGCGTAGATGTGGTTGAAGAAGGAACATTTATGGGAGTCTTTATATCAGGTCTAGCGAGAGAAAATGGTGAAGTAACATCTTTCGTAGCAGAAGAGGGCTACTCACGCCAACTAGATCTAAACGTTGAAAAGATCGGAACAACTTTTGCTGAAAAAGCAGTGAAGCAGTTTGGGGCCAAAAAAATAGATTCCTTCGAAGGTACCGTTATTTTAGATTTCGCTCCAGCGGCAGAACTGATAGGCGGGACCTTAGCCTTCGGCGTCAGGAGCGATAATGTCCAACGAAATGCAAGTCCTCTTAAGGGAAAGATTGGAAGCGAACTGGCGGTTCCACAACTGAATGTAATCGATGATGGTCTACTGGAAGGAGGGATGATGACCAAGACTTTTGACGACGAGGGTAATCCAAGAAAGAGAACGTCGATTCTGGAGAAAGGAGTTTTGAAGAACTTCCTATTCAACACCTACACCTCAAAGAAAGAAGGAACAGAAAGCACAGGCAACGCTTCAAGAAGGCGACTAGGTTTATTCTTTGTTCCATCGTTACCATTCGAATCTCCTCCACAATTGATTCCCAGCAACCTTATCATAAAATCAGGCGACTGGACAAAAGAGCAGCTCATCGAAGAGGTTGATAAAGGAGTCCTTGTAGGGCGCTTCTCAGGTAATACAGAGCTCAGTAACGGTAACTTCTCTGGCAGCGTTAAGCAAGGTTTCTTGATTGAAAATGGAGAAATAAAGCATCCTCTTATTGGAACTATGATTTCAGGCAACTCATACGAACTTATGAAGAACATCTCTGGCATAAGCAGAGAGTTCAAAATCCTCGAGTCATGGGGAATACCATCCGTTCAAAGCCCCATAATAAGAGCCGAAAAAATGAAAATAACCGGAAAAACCTAG
- a CDS encoding TldD/PmbA family protein, with protein MEDLQFLINHGLSRGADFVEVRYQKRSRTMANVKKGELDSATSGVLEGYGIRALKNGSWGFAVTSLLDRATLLHQVEEAVRLAVSSAPAKTTKSELATAKATKIKAVAEVKDDPKDHSLEEKIKLVLELDKFITEYSNEIASTSVRYDENLVEKRYINSEGSDCYLFDVKPELFMMVIAKKGGVMTEVFEGVCRTGGWEIFRSKDPQAMAKRACERAVRLLSAKVVPSGTHVAILDPELVGLLSHEAIGHTVEADLVISGTAATGKIGEKVASDMVTLVDDGTIPWCAGWVPFDDEGVEGKKTVVIEKGVLKSYLHSRETAAKFNVEPTGNSRAWNYRDIPLIRMRATYIEAGDWDREEIIQDTKDGLVLFGSGSGQADSNAEFMFGVQEACKIRNGEIGESFRGVTISGSAYDVLKSVDALGKDFSLELGRGYCGKMQIAKVDAGGPTVRCKMLFGGV; from the coding sequence ATGGAGGATTTACAATTTCTAATTAACCACGGCTTATCACGAGGCGCTGACTTCGTAGAGGTAAGATACCAAAAGCGATCAAGAACGATGGCAAATGTCAAGAAAGGCGAGTTAGATAGTGCTACTTCAGGTGTTTTGGAAGGTTATGGGATTAGAGCGTTGAAGAATGGGAGTTGGGGATTCGCTGTTACAAGCTTGCTTGACCGAGCGACCCTTCTTCATCAGGTTGAAGAAGCTGTGAGACTAGCCGTAAGCTCAGCACCAGCAAAGACTACAAAGAGCGAACTCGCCACCGCTAAGGCAACAAAAATAAAAGCAGTGGCAGAAGTAAAAGATGACCCAAAAGATCATTCTCTTGAAGAGAAAATCAAACTTGTACTTGAACTCGACAAGTTCATAACAGAATATTCAAACGAGATAGCTTCAACATCAGTCAGGTACGATGAGAATTTGGTAGAAAAACGCTACATAAATTCTGAAGGCTCTGATTGTTACCTTTTTGATGTTAAACCCGAGCTTTTTATGATGGTGATTGCCAAAAAGGGCGGGGTTATGACTGAAGTCTTCGAAGGAGTGTGTCGTACAGGAGGATGGGAGATTTTTAGGTCAAAAGACCCTCAGGCAATGGCTAAGAGGGCCTGCGAAAGAGCTGTAAGATTGCTTTCAGCAAAAGTTGTACCCTCTGGTACGCATGTGGCTATTTTAGATCCTGAACTTGTAGGCTTGTTGAGTCACGAAGCTATAGGGCATACTGTTGAAGCAGACTTGGTGATCTCTGGCACCGCAGCAACTGGAAAGATTGGAGAAAAGGTGGCAAGTGACATGGTAACATTGGTTGACGATGGCACGATTCCTTGGTGTGCGGGTTGGGTTCCCTTCGATGATGAGGGAGTAGAAGGGAAAAAGACGGTAGTTATAGAGAAAGGCGTTTTGAAAAGCTATTTACACAGCCGAGAAACTGCTGCCAAATTCAACGTGGAGCCAACAGGTAATAGCCGGGCATGGAATTACCGTGATATACCTTTGATTAGAATGAGGGCAACGTATATTGAAGCGGGAGATTGGGATAGAGAAGAAATAATTCAAGATACGAAGGACGGACTTGTTCTATTCGGTTCTGGCAGTGGGCAAGCTGACAGCAACGCTGAGTTTATGTTTGGCGTTCAAGAAGCCTGCAAAATACGTAACGGAGAGATTGGAGAATCTTTCAGAGGAGTAACTATTTCTGGCAGTGCTTATGATGTGCTGAAGAGTGTAGATGCATTGGGCAAAGATTTCAGCCTTGAGTTGGGAAGAGGTTACTGTGGAAAGATGCAGATAGCCAAAGTGGACGCTGGAGGTCCAACTGTACGCTGCAAAATGCTTTTCGGCGGAGTGTGA
- a CDS encoding VWA domain-containing protein: MQRRVLFPFTAIVELDKLKLAMIINAVNPNIGGLLIRGPKGSGKTTAVRALRDVLPKIQVAKDCTFNCNPSDSSNMCEKCSATYQKSGKFQIEEREMRVVDLPLGATEDRVVGSLDIEKAIKHGVEALEPGILAEANQNILYVDEINLLPDHIADDLLDAAATGWNVVEREGISVSHPSRFIFIGTMNPEEGQLRPQLLDRFPLSVTVKRIASVEGRMNVVRRNLEFEADPEVFLKKYEPVQDELNNRIAQARNMLPDVVMPEKLLEAVCKTCLDLKVDGLRPDIVISKAATTLAAFEGRKEVSLEDILIASELALSHRTREGGFLEPATPEEIKEALLTTAKAVGYNPSKTEEKTQKEGSAEGKKKKRKEGRAIVFIKGDVSKKLEEFLEKNKGLFEAWKRLSRFFATINRLFGQVIFAFGRRVKKQVKDIPSVKAVAKSDKPLKADDKDEGKQVFLKKMKGIPSVSHAAKTPKLKKGFSLFKIFKGSTKDSGVLSKLSFKVKKTSKATSSFAGKRAEAITTLGRGRTSGWRLPHGKPRDIHLPATIRAAARKQKHKKKSLETALDINLQDIREKLRRYKAPMTIIFVLDLSGSMMLSIDSIKKAILKLHGDAYRYRDRVGIVALKDTGAVVAQHPITNLRVVANKLLGLKISGYTPLAAGMLKAWEVLKESKRRAPSTIPAMIVITDGGANVPLVRSLETGEVRSIEEKRIIVREYEGLAVHDALSVSKMIRKEGIHTIVINTNPHMYGRETYGFAVTELIAAHTNGKLHTVGRLASEPELVERIIEKIGEDQRLIAHEASPTGFD; this comes from the coding sequence TTGCAACGTAGGGTTCTGTTTCCCTTCACAGCCATAGTTGAACTGGATAAGTTGAAACTTGCCATGATAATCAACGCGGTCAACCCGAATATTGGCGGATTGCTGATTCGAGGACCAAAAGGCTCTGGCAAAACCACTGCTGTTCGAGCCTTAAGGGATGTTTTGCCAAAAATACAAGTGGCGAAAGATTGCACCTTCAACTGCAACCCCTCTGACTCGTCTAATATGTGCGAGAAATGCAGTGCAACCTACCAAAAAAGCGGAAAATTCCAGATAGAGGAAAGAGAGATGAGGGTAGTTGATCTCCCTCTGGGCGCAACAGAAGACCGCGTGGTTGGAAGCTTAGACATTGAAAAAGCCATAAAACATGGCGTAGAAGCCTTAGAACCCGGCATTTTGGCAGAAGCAAACCAGAACATACTCTACGTAGACGAAATCAACCTCTTACCCGACCACATCGCAGACGATTTGCTCGATGCTGCCGCAACCGGATGGAACGTCGTTGAAAGAGAAGGAATCTCAGTAAGCCACCCCTCACGTTTCATTTTCATAGGAACAATGAACCCCGAAGAAGGGCAACTCCGCCCTCAACTCTTGGACCGTTTTCCACTATCCGTTACTGTCAAAAGAATAGCGTCAGTAGAAGGAAGAATGAACGTTGTGAGGCGAAACCTGGAGTTCGAAGCAGACCCAGAAGTTTTTCTTAAAAAATATGAACCCGTGCAAGACGAATTGAATAATAGAATTGCACAAGCACGAAATATGCTTCCTGACGTTGTGATGCCTGAGAAACTCCTCGAAGCAGTATGCAAGACTTGTTTAGATTTGAAGGTTGACGGTTTAAGACCCGACATAGTCATCAGCAAGGCAGCCACTACACTTGCCGCTTTTGAAGGTAGAAAGGAAGTCTCATTAGAGGACATTCTCATCGCCTCAGAACTTGCCCTGAGCCATCGTACAAGAGAAGGTGGATTCCTCGAACCAGCAACACCAGAAGAAATTAAAGAAGCACTCCTCACCACAGCAAAAGCCGTGGGCTATAATCCATCGAAAACCGAAGAAAAAACCCAAAAGGAAGGCAGCGCGGAAGGAAAGAAAAAGAAGAGGAAAGAGGGGCGCGCTATTGTCTTTATCAAAGGCGATGTGAGCAAGAAGCTTGAAGAATTCTTAGAAAAGAACAAAGGGTTATTCGAAGCTTGGAAAAGATTGTCGCGGTTTTTTGCTACTATAAATAGACTGTTTGGCCAAGTGATATTTGCTTTTGGGCGGAGGGTCAAAAAACAGGTCAAAGACATTCCAAGCGTGAAGGCTGTGGCAAAAAGCGACAAACCTCTCAAAGCGGATGACAAAGACGAAGGAAAGCAGGTTTTTCTGAAGAAAATGAAGGGAATACCATCAGTCAGCCACGCAGCAAAAACTCCTAAGCTAAAAAAAGGATTTTCTCTTTTTAAAATCTTCAAAGGTTCAACGAAGGATTCAGGCGTCCTTTCAAAACTATCTTTCAAAGTAAAGAAAACAAGTAAGGCTACAAGTAGTTTCGCAGGCAAAAGAGCAGAAGCTATAACGACGCTCGGTCGAGGCAGAACTAGTGGATGGAGATTGCCCCATGGCAAACCCCGAGATATACATCTTCCAGCCACCATCCGAGCGGCGGCGAGAAAACAAAAGCACAAAAAGAAAAGTCTCGAAACCGCCCTCGACATAAACCTTCAAGATATTCGTGAAAAGCTAAGGCGTTACAAAGCACCTATGACAATAATTTTTGTTCTAGATTTGAGTGGCTCCATGATGCTTAGCATCGACTCTATAAAAAAAGCTATACTAAAGTTGCATGGAGATGCTTACCGTTACAGAGATCGCGTTGGAATTGTAGCATTGAAAGATACTGGAGCTGTTGTGGCTCAACATCCCATCACAAACCTGAGAGTTGTGGCTAACAAGCTTTTAGGACTGAAAATCAGTGGATACACGCCTCTTGCTGCTGGAATGCTCAAAGCATGGGAAGTTCTAAAAGAATCGAAAAGACGTGCCCCTTCCACAATACCTGCTATGATCGTTATCACTGATGGAGGTGCTAATGTGCCCTTGGTGAGAAGCTTAGAGACTGGCGAAGTTCGATCCATAGAAGAAAAGCGCATAATAGTTCGAGAATACGAAGGTCTTGCCGTTCACGACGCGTTGTCCGTTTCCAAGATGATAAGAAAAGAAGGAATTCACACGATAGTAATCAACACCAACCCTCACATGTACGGTCGAGAAACATACGGCTTTGCAGTAACTGAACTTATAGCCGCCCATACAAACGGAAAGCTTCACACAGTGGGCAGACTAGCTAGTGAACCGGAACTAGTTGAGAGAATTATAGAAAAAATAGGGGAGGATCAGCGCTTAATTGCGCATGAAGCATCTCCAACAGGGTTTGACTAA